The following DNA comes from Hallerella porci.
CGAAATTACATTCTTGATAAAGGTGCACGAGCAACAGTTGATGAAACTGATGCTGAAGGCGTCGGTGAATATTTGGCTGATTTTGGTGAGAGCTTTTCTAATAATGAAGAAAAGAGTGAGCAGGTTTCAGACCAAAATATGGATATTGAATTATTTGACTCCCCAACAAAAAGTATGCAAAAGGGTTTTGAAAGAATGCCTGGTGATGGTACTTCGTTTGAAGAGGGCTTGGGCGATATAGAAGATTATACGGGTGGTGAAGATGGTGAAAAGGATTATCACGATGATGACCCGAACAAAACACATGAAGGTAACTCTTTTGGTAAAAATGATGGGCCAGGTCAAGGTTCTGGCGGATTAAGTGGCTCGGGAGAAATTCGAGAAACTGGCTCGCGGAACGGGGATAGCGATCAGATGATGAAAACGACTTATAATGTTAGAATGATGTCTATCCGCATGATGGAATTGAATTCGGCTAAAAATGAATATTTGCTGATTTTTACGCCAGAGAAAGTTTCTGGAAAAGCTTTTTTGCAATTGCAGCTCTCGGGAGAACAACCGGGGAAAATTCCGCTCAGGGTTGTTAAAGCGAAAAATAAAGAAACAGGAGAAAATCTTCTTTGTAATGGAGATCGAATCCTGTTTGACACAATTGTTCCTCAAAAGAAATATAAAATTGAATTTTCAATTGATTATGCGGAAAAGTGTTCGATGGAGGTGAATCTTTATGGATATACGCGCTAGATTATACCCATATCCGGTATTATCTGCTGATACCGATGATTATATTGACAGCGAATTTTCCTTCACGGTCGTTCCCCAAAAACAATTGACGGAAGTTAGTCTTGATATAACAATATCGTTGAATAATGCAGAACTTCAATCAAGAATTGACAATGACGATGCTGTTATTTTAATTCACATAGAATGTTCAAAGACGAGTTTTCGCAAAGCGATAAAAACAACGGATATGCATAAAGTCTTACTGATTTCTAACAAAAGGCTGAACGGAAATGTTTCAATTTGTTTGTTTGTGGTTGCAGCAAAGGACTTGGTTGACTATTCAAATGGTAAATTCAATGAAGATTATGAAGGGATGTCTTTCAACATTGAAAAGGGAAATATACTTGCCATTGGCGGACAGCGTATTTTACAGGTGACAAAGGAAGCCGAAGAGTTGTCTAAAATACCATCTATCTTTACGATATGCCGAGCTATGTCGGATAATGAAGATGAGGGTATGCAGATAGATCTCGACCGTGATAAGATTGTTATAACTTTATGTGATGATGCTTTTAAGAACTATAAACTACTGTGTAACTCTACAAGCAAGTTGCCCATTTTTCATGCAATGGTTATTATTCCAGCCCTAATTTATGCTCTTGAAAGTATTCGTAAAGATGGGATAAATGCCTATGAGGGGCGAAGATGGTTTAAATCTATTCGTCGAACTCTTGAACGAAGCGATATTAAACTCGATAAGGATACTCTGGAAATGAAACCGTCGTATTATCTTGCACAGAAAATGATGGAATCTCCTGTAAATAAAGCCTTTTCGGCAGCCGTTGCTGAAGTAGATTTGGAAGATGAGGACTAAAGATGAAAATTCATTTTCTTAAAGAATCTAGCCTTGAAACACTAAGGAAAAACATTCATGCGAATTTGAACTGCTATAAAAATCCATCTAACGAATGGATTGCAGATGCTTGTGGTGAAGAACCTTTTGTTGAGTTTAAAGCGGAAATTTCAGACTTTGAATTGAAATTTGATGTGAATAGGGAAGCCAGTAAACAGGATGTTGAAAATGCGATAAAACTTTACGACGCAATGAAAAACTTGAGCGATACGCAGGCAACAGACGAGCGTTTGTGGGCTGGAATCTGCCATAATGATTTTTATGGTTTTCTCAATAATCGATGGCAAATGAGTAAGCCGGGAAAGCTAAAAGACAATGAAGTTGTATCTAGGTTTTTCTTTGCTAGAAACTTGAAAAGAGGTTTATTCCTAAATTCTCTTGCAAAATTATGGTGGTGCGCCCGTTTGACTTATAATGAAAAGCTTGAAGATCCGTTTTCTCTAACTAGGTATTTTGCTGATGACTTTACAACGAAAACGCTAATGATTTTTTCGAATAATTTTATGGCGAATAAGAATATTGTAACAGGGCTAATCACTGCTTTGCAAAAGCTGGAAAAAGAAAACTTTGTTTTGCCAAATCAAAAGAAGAAACGTGAAGTGTATTATGAGGCAACTCGATACTTAAATGTTCTTGGTGGCACAAGTATTTTAGATTTTTTCA
Coding sequences within:
- a CDS encoding DUF6339 family protein → MKIHFLKESSLETLRKNIHANLNCYKNPSNEWIADACGEEPFVEFKAEISDFELKFDVNREASKQDVENAIKLYDAMKNLSDTQATDERLWAGICHNDFYGFLNNRWQMSKPGKLKDNEVVSRFFFARNLKRGLFLNSLAKLWWCARLTYNEKLEDPFSLTRYFADDFTTKTLMIFSNNFMANKNIVTGLITALQKLEKENFVLPNQKKKREVYYEATRYLNVLGGTSILDFFSAEEIEDRVIRHLKAM